One Enterobacter cloacae subsp. cloacae ATCC 13047 genomic window carries:
- a CDS encoding type II toxin-antitoxin system YafO family toxin, whose protein sequence is MALTAEYSHVTWDSFFQPTFAVYPELESQLQAEFITYKSTGAPSNLLGRDAPFDFPPFAVDANVQHIHVNLHFQLTWSARQENYNRTSDHYLIYTEHMWDSGRFLLMGLITPAHERMPARDTRLLSYFSEVAEDFHAS, encoded by the coding sequence ATGGCGTTAACGGCTGAGTACAGTCATGTCACGTGGGATTCGTTTTTCCAGCCCACGTTTGCCGTTTACCCTGAGCTGGAGAGTCAGCTACAGGCAGAGTTCATCACGTATAAATCAACTGGCGCACCGTCGAATCTCCTTGGAAGGGACGCCCCCTTTGATTTCCCGCCATTCGCTGTCGATGCTAACGTCCAGCATATTCACGTTAATCTGCATTTCCAGCTCACCTGGAGTGCCAGACAAGAGAATTACAACCGTACCTCAGATCATTATCTCATTTACACAGAACACATGTGGGATAGCGGCCGCTTTCTGCTGATGGGGCTGATAACACCGGCTCATGAACGTATGCCAGCGAGAGATACCCGGTTACTCAGCTACTTTTCTGAAGTTGCAGAAGATTTTCACGCTTCATAA